Below is a window of Geitlerinema sp. PCC 9228 DNA.
GCGATCGCTTCCCTCAAAAATTTTCAATCCCATCAAAAGCAAAATTAAATTCGTAGGGTGGGCATCGCCCACCCACCAAAATATCGGTAATATCTAAAATCAAAAAAAAACTAAACTTGACAAAGCGATCGCCTCCCTCAAAAATTTTCAATCCCATCAAAAGCAAAATTGAATTCGTAGGGTGGGCATCGCCCACCCAAAAAAATATTGGTAATATCTAAAATCAAAAAAAACTAAACTTGACAAAGCGATCGCTTGATTTGGGGATATAGCACGATTGTACGGGCTTCTTGCGGGAACGGAATCGAACGCGATTCAATCCCTCTCCATTCAGGCACTTCTTTTTTGCATTAGAAACCGCTTGACAAGCATCCTTAACTGCAATTGATTTAATTTGATAGGGAACACAACTGCACCAATCAGGAAGGCTATTGAGGATTTCTCCTTTAATTGCTTTCCAATTCGCCTTTGTTTCTGGTTGTTGTAAATATTCAACGGTTCGGTTAAAGACAAACCGCGATACTCCAAACCAACGACGGACAATCCGTTTTTATTCACTACTTAGGAATATCCCGATCTTGCTCGATCTTCTTACCGTACTTTCGGAGTCCGTGTATTCGGCAACTGAAGACGTTAATGATGGAGAGAAGATCGGCGGTAAGTTCTGATTCTGGACAGTGAACAGGTTGTTCGAGAACCACGATTTTCCCACCGTTGGACTGAACACAGTATTCGATGAGTTCAAATCCGAATCGGAGGAGTCGGTCTCGACAGGCAACAACAAGGATGAACCGATCTCCGCGCAATAGTCTGTCCAATAAGGAGCGCAATCCTTTTCGTTTGAAGTTGAGCCCTGAGCCGATGTCTTTAATGACTTCTGCTTCGGGGTAGAGGGAGAGGAGGTAGGCTTCTTGTCGCAACAAGTCGTCTTTTTGTTTGGGGGAGGAGACGCGGCAGTAGCAAATAACGGCAGTTCGAGTTGCTCCTTTGATGTAGGAGTTGCAGTCGAATAACCTTTGCCCTGCTTCATTTCTGATTGATTTGATTTTCCCTCGATCGGCATATTTTCTAAGGGTGTTGGGGTGCAGTCCTAGTGTTTCAACTGCTTTTCTAAGAGGAACATAAGACATAAGCTAATGTTAGCACATATTAGTGACTATTAGCAAATCCCCTACAGAAAATTAACCCCCAAACTGGCTTGCCCCACCTGTAGCTGAAATGCCTGTTGGGAGTTTGTACTGAAACCCTGC
It encodes the following:
- a CDS encoding IS607 family transposase, whose protein sequence is MSYVPLRKAVETLGLHPNTLRKYADRGKIKSIRNEAGQRLFDCNSYIKGATRTAVICYCRVSSPKQKDDLLRQEAYLLSLYPEAEVIKDIGSGLNFKRKGLRSLLDRLLRGDRFILVVACRDRLLRFGFELIEYCVQSNGGKIVVLEQPVHCPESELTADLLSIINVFSCRIHGLRKYGKKIEQDRDIPK